The sequence below is a genomic window from Methanorbis rubei.
TCTGCTCCGTGTTGTTTTTCTGTGAAATTTCCGTGTGTTCCGTTTTTCCTGCGAAGCAGTGAGCAGGCCGAAGGCATGCGAATCGTGGGCGGAGCTACGAAGCGCCAACGCATAAAAAAAGTGAAAATTATTCGATATTGTTCAGGGTGTTTTTGTCGTACCGCGAGATGGTCGCATTTTTCTGGTTCTGGTACTTTGCATCCGGTTTTTTGTCGTACGGGCAGAGACAGCGTTTGGTGACATAGAATACGAGCTGGCCGATCGGCATTCCTGCATACACGCGGACGGGCCGGCAGTTTACATTGCACATCTCAAGCGTAATGGTGCCGGAAAATCCTGCATCAATCCATCCGCCAGTCTGGTGAAGCTCGATACCAAGGCGGGCAACACTGCTTTTTCCTTCGATTGAGGAGACGACGTTGTCAGGAAGCGTGATGGTCTCAAGAGTTTCTGCGAGCACGAACTGGCCAGGCATAATGTCAAAATAGGATCCTTTGCGCTCGTTTGTGTGGGAAAAGATGGTCTCTTTTTTGTAGGGGTCGATCACGTCATCGCAGGCGTCATACCAGACAAAGTGGTTGCCAAGACGGATGTCCAGAGAATTCGGCTGTACAAGTGCAGGATCGTACGGGTCCACACCAATAAACCCGCGTTTTATGTGATCTGCAATTTCCCAGTCTACCAGAATCATACCTAACTATACGAACTGTAGGGTAATAACTTGTATCTTTGGGCTTGTGGGGAGTTTATGCGGTGCCGGAGATGGTTGTATGGGGGAAGGGCGGTGATGTAAGTAGGTGCGGTTTTGAAATTCTGCTGTATGGGAGTTTCCTTGTTTCTCCGGGATTTTGGTTGCGGAGTGCGATTGATGATCTGCAGTCCGCAGTCCGCAATCTACAATCCGCAGTCGACAGGTTTTTTTTCTCTCAAGGGTCCCGAGGGGGATGTCGTCAGGTTGATGTTTGCTTTTTTTTTGGTACTGCAATTACTCAGTTTTATTATGAAAGAAAGAGATAAATCTACAACAGGACTGTGCGAAGCAGTAGAGTTCCGCAAGTATAGCGGGACTGCTGCGCCGGACTCTGTTTTTGATGCTTTGGTTGAACTGTTGTTCGCAGTGGTTTGCGGACTGCGGATTGCGGATTGCGGATTGCGGATTGTGGTCTGGAAGCATGTCCGCAACTTCTGCGGCAAAAAAATGGATGTTGATCTGTTAATTCCTGGCCTCCCACGGGAAAATGGAATGCACGGAGCTTCACGGTGTCAAAAATAATTTAGTCTGTTTTTTTCTGAAAATTGTAACCGGGTGAATCTGCGGTTGGTTTTTCTCATCATACCCATCCACCACTAATCCAGTCAACATTTTTCATAATACAAAATATTCACCACCGCGTAACTCCTATCCTAATTAAAAAAAATCTATTTCCGTGATGTTCAGTCTTTTCCGCTTTTCCGTGGCCGGAGCAACCAAAAAAAATGAAAGGGTTTTACTCCCCGTCTTCCTTCGCAGCCGCCGCAAGGGCCACTGCATCAACATTATAGTAATAATACTCGCCCGCGGCTTTCTGCTCGCGGTCGAGGTATGAATCCGGCTTATTGATCCTCGGCCGGCCCGTCTTATCACGGCGGAACGTAATCCCGAGGAGCCCAAGGAACTTATTCATGCCATCCTTCATCTCAAAGGGGCCGGTAGCAAGACCGTTTGCTCCAGGGGCTCCATCGAACACCAGCAGCCGCTCACTGATCATATCGATCGTGTACATGTCATGGTCGATGACCATGATGCCTGCGCCCTTATCCTCAGCCGCACGCTTGATGACCTTCGTTGTAACCAGCCGCTGCTCAACATCCAGATGCGCACTCGGCTCATCAAGAATATACAGGTCAGCATCGCGCGAAAGACAAAGAGCAATTGCGACTCTCTGTAACTCTCCACCCGAGAGATTCTTCGCCTCAGACTGTAAAAGCGGCATAAGGCCCAGCGGCTCAAGAATTTCATGCTGATAGTATGACGAATCAAACCGTTTGGTTGCCTGACGCAGCAGGAATTCCACCGTATCAGACGTCGCCGCAGTCACATACTGCGGCTTATACGAAACCGTAACCGTATCAAATCTCTTTCCACCGTCAGGAATCTCAACACCTGCAAGCAGCTTCGCAAACGTCGACTTGCCGATACCATTCGCACCGACAATACCAAGTACCTCGCCGCGCCTAACCTCGCCTCCCGCAACCTTCAGCGTAAAGCCTGGGAACGACTTCGTCATCTCCGGAATCTGCATCAGAATCTCGCGCTCCACATCACTCTCATGACCGCGGGTCTCAAACACCACCGGATAATCACGGATACGAACATTCTCCTCGGCAACGAATCCTTCCAGATACTGATTCACACCAATACGCACGCCTTTCGGGCGGGTGATGATACCAAACGCCGCAGGCTTACCGTACGCGATGTGAACGGTCTCAGCAACCATGTCGAGAATCGCGATATCGTGCTCAACAAGAATCACCGGATGCTCGTCAGCGAGTTCGCGGATCAGCTTCGCCGCAATCATTCTCTGATAAATATCAAGGAACGGTGTCACCTCATCAAGGAAGTAGAAGTCTGCTTCCTTTGAAAGAGCAACCGTGAGGGCCACACGCTGCAGCTCTCCGCCGGAAAGCGTTGCGAGGTCCTTATCGAGAATCGTATCAAGGGTCAGCTCCTTTGCATAGTAGTCGAGCATCTTTCGCTCATCGTTTGAGCGGAGCAGCTCGCCTACCGTTCCCTTGAAAACTTTTGGAATGAAATCGATGTACTGCGGTTTAATCGATGCCCGGATGGTCTTTTTTGCGACCTGCTGCAGATAGCTCAGCAGTTCGGTTCCTGAGTAGAACTTGAGAATTTCATCCCACGTAACCTCGCGTTCAAAGATTCCAAGGTTCGGTTTCACCTGTCCTGATAAAATTTTGACAGCTGTTGACTTACCGATACCGTTTGGTCCGAGAACGCCGGTCACTTTTCCTGCGACCGGCTGGGGAAGCCCGTAGAGCACGAACGAGTTCGGGCCGTAGCGGTGAATCGGTGCGTCGAGTTCCTCTGGAAGCTGGATAATATCCAGAGCCTCGAACGGGCATTTCTTCACACAGATACCGCAGCCGACGCACAGCTCCTCGGAAATTTCCGCGCGGCCATTTTCACCGATCTGAATGGTTTCGTCACCGGTCCGTACCCGCGGACAGTAGGCAATGCATTCCTGTCCGCATTTCCGGGAATGACACCGGTCTTTGTGAACGATGGCAATCCTCATGATATTACTCGGATAAGAGCGATGTGCTCAGGATGATGGTCCAGGTGAGGTACCAGAGGGCAAACGTAATGAATGCCTGATAGAACCAGTCTTTCTTGCCAAGTTTTTTGGTGTCAATCTTGATTAAGAGGAAGATGGTTCTCTGAATGATGATGGCAATCAGAAGAATCAGAATACCAAGGACTGGTTCAGGCTGAATGCCGTTCTCCAGACTCGGAGTTCCTGCAAGGAAGTAGGAGGCAATACCAGCAGCCAGACCGAGCACACTTGCAATCAGTGTCCGAATCACGCGCTCGCTGTGCTCGTATTTTTTCCGGTCGATTTTCTCTTCCGGTGTTTCCTTCTTCTTTGGCGGGGCAGTCTGTTTGGCAGTTTCTGCTGCTGCGGCGGGAGCTGCCGCAACCGCGCCGTCCTCAGCCGCAGTCACAACAGCGTTGGTCTCTTCAACCGCGACCGCGGTCTCTTCTACCGGATCAGGGATAGTAATCATCTCGATTGCTTTTTCCGGACAGATGCGGACACATTTTGCACAGCCGTTACAGAGTTCCTCGTTCACGGTTGCTTTTTTGTTTCTCCCGATGTAGATCACCGGCTGGTCCTTGCGCGAAACAGGACAGAACCGAATACAACGGTTGCAGTCTGCTGTACTGCATTTTTCTTTTTTGACTCGTGCTACCTGCATATTTTGTATTCTCCGGAGCTGGAATTCTGCTGAGCGATTTTTCCGCGCAGCATGGATGCTTTAATTTTTTAGCTTTCAGGTCTTATCTATTCTTGGTATTATCAATGGCAACCACACCGGGAATGAGCGGGACTGATGTGACAGCAATGACCGCCGAGCTGTCATCTCTTCTGCCGCTCTGGATTGGGAAAATATATCAATACGATAACGCGACGTTCGGGATTCGCTTAAATGGGGAGGAGAAGGCGCGCCATCTCCTCTATATTGTGAAAGGGGTGCGTGCTCATCTGGTGAGTACACTTCCGGACGCGCCGAAAAATCCGTCAGGATTTTCGATGTACCTCCGCAAGTTCATTGAAGGAGGAAGGGTTCTCGGAATCGAGCAGAAAACCGTCGAGCGCGTGCTGATCCTGACGATTGGAAAAGGTCGTCCTGCACGGCAGGATGACAAAGCAGGCAGCGAAGCTGCATGCGATAGGCCGCAGGAGTTCAGGCTCATCATCGAGCTGTTCGATGAGGGAAATCTGATTCTCACTGACAGTAACTATGTGATTGTCAATGCACTCGCGCAAAAGCGGTTTCGCGACCGTGAGATTGTGGGCGGAGCCGTCTACTCGATGGAAGGACAGGATCCTGCGAACCTCTCCTACGAAGAGTTCGCGGCCCAGATTGCCGAGGACGAGGCTGATATCGTGCGTGCGCTTGCAACCCGCATGCAGCTTGGGGGGCCGACATCTGAAGAGGTCTGTGCAATTGCCGGCGTTTCAAAATCGATGCCTTCGAAATTTTCAACCGAGGCACAGCTCAGGCCAGTCTATGAGGCGATGATCGCGTACCTTGCGAGGCTGAAGACCTCTCTTGATCCGGTCATCGATGACAAAGGAGCGTTCCCGCTTCCTTCACTGATACGCGAGCCCAAAGCTCACTATCCGACATTTTCTGCGGCACTTGAGGCGTTCTATCCAAAACTTGTGGCCGAGGCAGTGGTTGAGGCGAAGGTAAAACTTTCGCGTGAGGAGCGAATCCGCAAACAGCAGGAGGAGGCTCTTGTTAAGTTTGAGAAAAAAATTATCGAGGCCACCGAGTGTTCCGAGATAATTTACTCGCATTATGGCGAGGTGCAGGAAACAATTGGTGTCCTTGCCGCGGCAAGCGCAAAAATGTCCTGGCAGGACATCGCCAAAGTTCTGAAGGGCGCGGACTCGCCATCCGCGAAACGAATTGTGTCGGTGAATCCTGCGGACGCGTCCGTTCTCTTGGATCTCGGTGAGAAACACAAGGTGACGGTTTTTGTGCACGAGAGCCTTGAGGCAA
It includes:
- the dcd gene encoding dCTP deaminase, coding for MILVDWEIADHIKRGFIGVDPYDPALVQPNSLDIRLGNHFVWYDACDDVIDPYKKETIFSHTNERKGSYFDIMPGQFVLAETLETITLPDNVVSSIEGKSSVARLGIELHQTGGWIDAGFSGTITLEMCNVNCRPVRVYAGMPIGQLVFYVTKRCLCPYDKKPDAKYQNQKNATISRYDKNTLNNIE
- a CDS encoding ribosome biogenesis/translation initiation ATPase RLI, which gives rise to MRIAIVHKDRCHSRKCGQECIAYCPRVRTGDETIQIGENGRAEISEELCVGCGICVKKCPFEALDIIQLPEELDAPIHRYGPNSFVLYGLPQPVAGKVTGVLGPNGIGKSTAVKILSGQVKPNLGIFEREVTWDEILKFYSGTELLSYLQQVAKKTIRASIKPQYIDFIPKVFKGTVGELLRSNDERKMLDYYAKELTLDTILDKDLATLSGGELQRVALTVALSKEADFYFLDEVTPFLDIYQRMIAAKLIRELADEHPVILVEHDIAILDMVAETVHIAYGKPAAFGIITRPKGVRIGVNQYLEGFVAEENVRIRDYPVVFETRGHESDVEREILMQIPEMTKSFPGFTLKVAGGEVRRGEVLGIVGANGIGKSTFAKLLAGVEIPDGGKRFDTVTVSYKPQYVTAATSDTVEFLLRQATKRFDSSYYQHEILEPLGLMPLLQSEAKNLSGGELQRVAIALCLSRDADLYILDEPSAHLDVEQRLVTTKVIKRAAEDKGAGIMVIDHDMYTIDMISERLLVFDGAPGANGLATGPFEMKDGMNKFLGLLGITFRRDKTGRPRINKPDSYLDREQKAAGEYYYYNVDAVALAAAAKEDGE
- a CDS encoding 4Fe-4S dicluster-binding protein — protein: MQVARVKKEKCSTADCNRCIRFCPVSRKDQPVIYIGRNKKATVNEELCNGCAKCVRICPEKAIEMITIPDPVEETAVAVEETNAVVTAAEDGAVAAAPAAAAETAKQTAPPKKKETPEEKIDRKKYEHSERVIRTLIASVLGLAAGIASYFLAGTPSLENGIQPEPVLGILILLIAIIIQRTIFLLIKIDTKKLGKKDWFYQAFITFALWYLTWTIILSTSLLSE
- the rqcH gene encoding ribosome rescue protein RqcH, which codes for MATTPGMSGTDVTAMTAELSSLLPLWIGKIYQYDNATFGIRLNGEEKARHLLYIVKGVRAHLVSTLPDAPKNPSGFSMYLRKFIEGGRVLGIEQKTVERVLILTIGKGRPARQDDKAGSEAACDRPQEFRLIIELFDEGNLILTDSNYVIVNALAQKRFRDREIVGGAVYSMEGQDPANLSYEEFAAQIAEDEADIVRALATRMQLGGPTSEEVCAIAGVSKSMPSKFSTEAQLRPVYEAMIAYLARLKTSLDPVIDDKGAFPLPSLIREPKAHYPTFSAALEAFYPKLVAEAVVEAKVKLSREERIRKQQEEALVKFEKKIIEATECSEIIYSHYGEVQETIGVLAAASAKMSWQDIAKVLKGADSPSAKRIVSVNPADASVLLDLGEKHKVTVFVHESLEANVGHYYDTAKKFRNKKEGALRAMERAIVHPEKRKAAGPGKMKPKWYHRFRWMETSDGVLVIGGRNADQNEELVKKYMEGGDTFLHADVFGASVVIVKGKTEKMDEAVQFAASYSRMWSSGSAAGDVIAAAPSQVSKTAESGEFVAHGSFVIRGERTYFRNVPMEVAIGIQMEPSLAVLGGTPAAVEPRCTISARLHPGTFEGNDVAKKVLRKLKEAIPESDQKMLKAVLNTEAVAAFVPPGGSDLVES